Proteins encoded by one window of Dioscorea cayenensis subsp. rotundata cultivar TDr96_F1 chromosome 6, TDr96_F1_v2_PseudoChromosome.rev07_lg8_w22 25.fasta, whole genome shotgun sequence:
- the LOC120262790 gene encoding transmembrane protein 50 homolog — translation MDNFLLMWEILGPGIAGAVFGAGWWFWVDAVVCSSVQVSFLHYLPGIFATLAALMFNCVNKDDISYDYSPYGESEWRIKLWLFLAYVISFVSLAGAVGLLVQDALVKEGPSAWTGVAGVLQCVFVLISGLIYWTCHSED, via the exons ATGGACAACTTCTTGTTGATGTGGGAGATCTTGGGACCAGGCATCGCCGGCGCGGTGTTCGGCGCCGGCTGGTGGTTCTGGGTTGACGCCGTCGTCTGCAGCTCCGTTCAGGTCTCCTTCCTCCACTACCTACCAG GGATTTTTGCTACTCTGGCGGCGCTGATGTTCAATTGTGTTAATAAAGATGATATTTCTTATGATTACTCTCCCTATGGGGAATCTGAATGGAG AATCAAGCTCTGGTTGTTTCTAGCATATGTCATATCTTTTGTTTCTCTAGCGGGAGCGGTGGGATTACTGGTACAAGATGCACTTGTAAAGGAGGGCCCTTCAGCCTGGACCGGCGTTGCTGGCGTGCTCcaatgtgtatttgtgttaataAG TGGGCTTATCTACTGGACCTGTCATTCTGAAGATTAA